The Gemmatimonadaceae bacterium genome window below encodes:
- a CDS encoding ribbon-helix-helix protein, CopG family codes for MARTVKMTFTLDEDTSARIDRTALRLGIPKSAVVREAVAEYAARAGRTSEEERLRLLSVFDDLLTRIPLLPVDAADTELAALRRARQSGGRRTSAARTK; via the coding sequence ATGGCACGCACCGTCAAAATGACGTTTACGCTCGACGAAGACACCTCGGCGCGGATTGATCGCACGGCGCTGCGCCTTGGTATTCCCAAGAGCGCCGTGGTACGGGAGGCCGTGGCAGAGTATGCCGCGCGCGCTGGACGCACCAGCGAAGAAGAGCGGCTTCGTCTGCTGAGCGTGTTTGATGATTTGCTGACGAGAATACCGCTCCTCCCAGTGGACGCGGCGGATACCGAGCTCGCGGCGTTGAGACGCGCCCGGCAATCGGGTGGCCGACGTACTTCAGCGGCACGGACGAAGTGA
- a CDS encoding type II toxin-antitoxin system VapC family toxin: MILLDTSVLIDALTGGRRLAPALRQAIESGEQIAIPTLVLYEWQRGPRRDEELAVQEALWPGENAIAFGADEAAIAADLYRALRHPRGREIDLAIAACAICRGAELWTMNVKDFRDVPGLMLYRPGPRDS; this comes from the coding sequence GTGATTCTGCTCGACACCTCGGTATTGATCGATGCGTTGACCGGCGGTCGACGATTGGCGCCCGCATTGCGCCAGGCAATCGAGAGTGGTGAGCAGATCGCGATACCGACGTTGGTGCTCTATGAGTGGCAACGAGGACCTCGCCGCGACGAGGAACTGGCGGTGCAGGAGGCACTGTGGCCTGGCGAGAACGCGATTGCGTTTGGTGCCGACGAGGCGGCTATCGCAGCGGATTTGTATCGTGCCCTGCGCCATCCGCGTGGGCGAGAGATCGATCTCGCGATCGCGGCGTGTGCGATCTGCCGCGGTGCCGAACTCTGGACCATGAACGTGAAGGACTTTCGCGACGTACCCGGTCTGATGTTGTACAGACCGGGGCCGCGTGACTCGTAA